The proteins below come from a single Panicum hallii strain FIL2 chromosome 7, PHallii_v3.1, whole genome shotgun sequence genomic window:
- the LOC112901137 gene encoding protein LAZ1-like: MRVNIGHLVAVMAQYSAPTWATLVAGLFMLLALSLSTYLIFEHLSAYNNPEEQKFVLGVILMVPCYAIESYISLINPNTSVYCGILRDGYEAFAMYCFGRYITACLGGEDKTIAFLKREGGSGSGQPLLHHASEKGIIHHHFPVNFILKPWRLGTRFYLIIKFGIFQYMIIKTLTATLSLLLEPFGVYCDGEFNLRCGYPYFAAVLNFSQYWALYCLVAWYTATKDELAPIKPLAKFLSFKSIVFLTWWQGVVIAILYALGLLRSPLAQSLELKSSIQNFIICIEMGIASAVHLYVFPAEPYALLSNRSPGNISVLEDCASSDPVDPFEITESNRPTKMKFPQLEPDERSVTNIKESVRDFVFGSGEYVIKDFKFTVDQAVKPVEKRFDKLMKKDKRKKTQDDNLVSAATPKRPIRGIDDPLLSGSASDSGVTKGKKHHKVVGSAGAMDSWGGGDQSSDGYEIRGHRWAVKN, encoded by the exons ATGAGGGTCAATATTGGGCATCTAGTGGCCGTGATGGCGCAATACTCTGCGCCCACATGGGCTACTTTAGTTGCTGGGCTCTTCATGCTGCTTGCACTTTCGCTCTCCACGTACCTGATATTTGAGCATCTCTCGGCCTACAACAATCCAGAG GAACAGAAATTTGTACTGGGTGTTATCCTCATGGTCCCTTGCTACGCAATTGAGTCA TATATTTCTTTGATAAATCCAAATACTAGTGTTTACTGTGGTATCCTGCGCGATGGTTATGAAGCATTTGCAATGTACTGCTTTGGAAGATATATTACTGCATGTTTAG GTGGGGAAGATAAAACAATAGCTTTTTTGAAGAGGGAGGGTGGCTCAGGTTCTGGGCAACCTCTACTACATCATGCCTCTGAGAAGGGAATCATACACCATCATTTTCCTGTAAATTTTATATTGAAACCATGGAGATTGGGGACGCGGTTCTACCTGATTATCAAATTTGGGATCTTCCAATAT ATGATCATAAAGACCCTCACAGCTACCTTATCACTTCTTCTAGAACCTTTTGGTGTGTATTGTGATGGAGAATTCAATTTACGATGTGG GTACCCTTACTTTGCTGCAGTTCTCAACTTTAGTCAATATTGGGCCCTGTACTGTCTAGTGGCATGGTACACAGCTACGAAGGACGAATTGGCACCTATAAAGCCTCTTGCTAAGTTTCTTTCTTTCAAATCTATAGTATTCTTGACTTGGTGGCAAGGTGTGGTGATTGCAATATTGTATGCTTTGGGCCTTCTTAGAAGTCCTTTAGCCCAGAGCTTGGAGTTAAAATCAAGCATTCAAAACTTCATTATTTGCATAGAG ATGGGCATTGCTTCAGCTGTTCACCTCTATGTGTTCCCAGCCGAGCCCTATGCACTCTTATCTAATCGGTCACCTGGAAACATTTCTGTACTTGAGGATTGTGCATCCTCTGATCCTGTGGACCCTTTTGAAATTACAGAAAGCAACCGGCCTACCAAAATGAAGTTTCCACAGTTGGAACCAGATGAGAGAAGCGTGACAAACATAAAAGAAAGTGTTCGGGACTTTGTTTTTGGCAGTGGAGAATAT GTGATCAAGGATTTCAAGTTCACTGTTGACCAAGCAGTAAAGCCAGTGGAGAAGCGCTTTGATAAATTGATGAAAAAGGACAAGCGTAAGAAAACCCAGGATGACAACTTGGTGAGTGCAGCAACACCAAAGAGACCAATTCGTGGGATTGATGATCCACTTTTAAGCGGGAGTGCAAGTGACAGCGGCGTCACGAAGGGGAAAAAACATCACAAAGTTGTGGGCTCAGCTGGTGCTATGGACAGCTGGGGAGGTGGTGATCAGTCATCTGATGGTTATGAGATCAGGGGTCACCGCTGGGCTGTAAAGAACTAA
- the LOC112900190 gene encoding cyclin-B2-1-like: MKAAGKAADENRRPVAGKPVPGVREMGNRRALTDIKNLVGAAPYPCAVAKKPMLQKNGRDEKKPALASSRPMTRKFAASLASKGEPELQVTTTDPGLGDDHNKEPIDDGTVYIDVEQYEPVPDVDIDMDETDHKDSVNEDESIMDIDSADSGNPLAATEYVEELYKFYRQNEAKSCVKPDYMSSQQDINAKMRAILIDWLIEVHYKFELMDETLFLTVNIIDRFLEKQVVPRKKLQLVGVTAMLLACKYEEVSVPVVEDLVLISDRAYTKGQILEMEKLILNTLQFNMSVPTPYVFMRRFLKAADSDKQLELVSFFMLELCLVEYQMLKYQPSLLAAAAVYTAQCAINRCQHWTKVCESHSRYTGDQLLGCSRMMVDFHQKAGTGKLTGVHRKYSTFKFGCAAKVEPALFLLESGGISPPSSGII; this comes from the exons ATGAAGGCAGCGGGGAAGGCGGCGGACGAGAATCGGAGGCCCGTGGCGGGGAAGCCCGTGCCCGGCGTCCGAG AGATGGGGAACCGGCGGGCGCTCACGGACATCAAGAACCTCGTCGGGGCTGCCCCGTACCCCTGTGCCGTCGCCAAGAAGCCCATGCTGCA GAAGAATGGAAGGGATGAGAAGAAGCCAGCGTTGGCAAGCAGCCGGCCCATGACCAG GAAATTCGCCGCCTCCTTGGCGAGCAAAGGAGAACCTGAACTTCAGGTGACCACTACTGATCCAGGACTTGGAGATGATCACAACAAGGAACCAATCGACGATGGCACCGTCTACATTGACGTGGAACAGTACGAGCCGGTCCCCGATGTTGACATTGATATG GATGAGACAGATCACAAGGACAGTGTGAACGAAGATGAATCTATAATGGACATTGACAGTGCAGACTCGGGGAACCCGCTTGCAGCAACTGAATACGTTGAAGAGCTTTACAAGTTTTACAGACAAAATGAG GCAAAAAGTTGTGTAAAGCCTGATTACATGTCCAGCCAACAAGATATAAACGCAAAGATGAGAGCGATTCTGATTGATTGGCTCATTGAG GTGCATTACAAGTTCGAACTGATGGATGAGACACTGTTTCTCACAGTAAACATAATAGATAGATTTTTGGAAAAGCAAGTGGTTCCAAGGAAGAAGTTGCAGCTAGTGGGAGTAACAGCTATGCTTCTTGCTTGCAAGTATGAGGAGGTCTCAGTTCCAGTTGTTGAAGACCTAGTACTCATTTCTGACAGAGCCTACACGAAAGGGCAGATTCTAGAAATG GAAAAGTTGATTCTGAACACACTTCAGTTCAATATGTCTGTTCCAACACCATATGTCTTCATGAGGAGGTTTCTGAAAGCAGCAGATTCAGATAAACAG CTAGAGCTAGTGTCCTTTTTCATGCTGGAGCTCTGCTTGGTTGAATACCAAATGCTGAAGTACCAGCCTTCGCTTCTAGCTGCTGCTGCCGTTTATACTGCGCAATGTGCTATCAATCGCTGCCAGCACTGGACAAAGGTTTGCGAGTCACATAGCAGATACACTGGCGACCAACTCCT TGGATGCTCGAGGATGATGGTAGACTTTCACCAGAAGGCTGGAACCGGCAAGCTCACCGGTGTACACAGGAAATACAGTACGTTCAAGTTTGGGTGCGCAGCCAAGGTTGAGCCTGCGCTGTTCTTGCTGGAGTCAGGAGGCATATCGCCGCCATCTTCAGGCATAATCTAG